Proteins from a single region of Sediminitomix flava:
- a CDS encoding amidohydrolase family protein — protein MKALRQVQLLTLLSCFVMATSLLAQEKKKEDTYVLITNVNVWSGADDKVVKQDVLIKNNLFEEIGTGLKAPENAEVIDGKGGTLTPGLIDMHTHIMLNGPKAFYTGSQDYDAFAIGAWAYKDMNMLLDMGFTSIRDIAGNSLSIAKAVKNKVMRGPRIWSSGPAFSSTGGHGDAGPWNELPGEKNQPHRTMNLATADGIDEIIKHARWNYRHGAAYAKIMASGGVASEFDPLEITEYTFDEMKMIVQISEDNRTYATIHAYHDDAINRAIDAGVKCVEHGFLMSEKTVKRMADENIVLSLQGYVSTVQFAEASQIPWFSPEQVRKATQVYEGAKQMIEWAKKYGVFIVSGSDMFAENTPNAKQNITVEKNFGWKPWEILQHVTYNAGKVLAMSGPARNPYREGPLGVIEKGAYADVIIWEKSPLEDIENVIPNENIKVLIQDGKVLKNMY, from the coding sequence ATGAAAGCTTTAAGACAAGTTCAATTACTTACACTTCTGAGTTGTTTTGTCATGGCAACAAGCCTTTTGGCACAAGAAAAGAAAAAGGAAGATACTTATGTGCTCATCACCAATGTGAATGTTTGGAGTGGTGCAGATGATAAAGTAGTCAAACAAGATGTTTTGATTAAAAATAACCTGTTTGAGGAGATTGGAACAGGATTAAAAGCCCCCGAAAATGCTGAGGTGATTGATGGAAAAGGAGGTACGCTTACACCAGGATTGATTGATATGCACACACATATCATGCTCAATGGGCCAAAAGCCTTTTATACAGGTTCTCAAGATTATGATGCGTTTGCTATTGGTGCATGGGCATATAAAGATATGAATATGCTTTTGGATATGGGCTTTACCTCTATCAGAGATATTGCAGGAAACTCATTAAGTATAGCAAAAGCAGTTAAAAATAAAGTGATGAGAGGACCTCGTATTTGGTCTTCTGGGCCAGCTTTTAGTTCTACAGGAGGTCATGGCGATGCAGGTCCGTGGAATGAGCTTCCGGGAGAGAAAAATCAACCTCATCGAACAATGAATTTGGCAACAGCCGATGGTATAGACGAGATCATTAAACATGCCAGATGGAACTACAGACATGGAGCTGCTTATGCAAAAATAATGGCAAGTGGTGGTGTGGCGAGTGAATTTGACCCATTAGAAATCACAGAATATACTTTTGATGAAATGAAAATGATTGTTCAAATCTCAGAAGATAACAGAACCTATGCAACCATACATGCCTATCATGATGATGCGATCAATCGTGCGATAGATGCAGGTGTGAAATGTGTAGAGCATGGTTTTTTAATGTCAGAAAAGACAGTAAAAAGAATGGCTGATGAAAATATCGTTTTGAGTTTGCAAGGTTATGTATCCACTGTACAGTTTGCCGAAGCGAGTCAAATTCCTTGGTTTTCGCCAGAACAGGTGAGAAAGGCAACACAAGTGTATGAAGGAGCCAAGCAAATGATTGAGTGGGCTAAAAAGTACGGTGTTTTCATTGTGAGTGGCTCTGATATGTTTGCAGAAAATACACCAAATGCCAAACAAAATATCACGGTAGAAAAGAACTTTGGTTGGAAACCTTGGGAGATTTTGCAACATGTGACTTACAATGCTGGTAAAGTGTTAGCAATGTCTGGACCTGCAAGAAATCCTTATCGAGAAGGACCATTAGGAGTAATTGAAAAGGGAGCTTATGCCGATGTAATCATTTGGGAAAAAAGCCCTTTAGAGGATATCGAAAATGTGATACCCAATGAAAATATCAAAGTACTTATCCAAGATGGAAAGGTCTTAAAGAATATGTACTAA
- a CDS encoding AI-2E family transporter, which translates to MEDQKINEITKLTIEVSLRVGVLFLLLIWCLLILLPFSTAVIWGIIIAVAIAPIYHLFQKKLGASNKLSATLLVLFFIAILIIPSFFLVSSLVESFKVLGQALQDKSLHLPPPQESIADWPLVGKDLYKLWLDGHENLDAVLKKYEDQLAALGKWMLNQALGVGKSVLLFIISIVIAGGLLATKGTQSFTQKFFGKLVGEKQSEEFTRLAEVTIGNVTKGIIGVAFIQSTLLGVIFLFAKIPFAGLWALVCLILSIIQIGPGLVALGVIIYLFSTQTATYATIWTVIIFIATLSDNVLKPIFLGKGAPVPMLIIFLGAIGGFILSGFLGLFTGAIVLSLGFKLFIAWIEGEAQSNQKTE; encoded by the coding sequence ATGGAGGATCAGAAGATCAATGAAATCACAAAACTTACGATTGAGGTTAGTTTAAGAGTAGGAGTACTCTTTCTGTTATTGATATGGTGCTTACTTATTTTACTTCCCTTTTCAACGGCAGTTATTTGGGGGATTATCATAGCGGTGGCCATAGCTCCGATTTATCACTTGTTTCAGAAGAAGCTTGGTGCAAGTAATAAATTGAGTGCGACGCTGTTGGTCCTTTTTTTTATCGCGATACTTATTATTCCGTCCTTTTTTTTAGTGAGTTCTTTAGTAGAAAGCTTTAAGGTGTTAGGGCAAGCACTACAAGACAAATCACTTCATTTGCCTCCTCCACAAGAAAGTATAGCAGATTGGCCTCTTGTAGGAAAGGACTTATATAAGTTGTGGTTGGATGGACACGAAAACTTAGATGCAGTCCTTAAAAAGTACGAAGATCAATTGGCTGCTTTAGGGAAATGGATGCTGAATCAGGCTTTGGGAGTAGGGAAAAGTGTATTGCTTTTTATCATCTCTATTGTGATAGCTGGAGGTTTGTTAGCTACTAAAGGGACGCAAAGTTTTACCCAAAAATTCTTTGGAAAGCTAGTGGGGGAAAAGCAAAGTGAAGAGTTTACTAGACTAGCGGAAGTTACGATCGGAAATGTCACCAAAGGAATTATAGGTGTCGCGTTTATTCAATCTACCTTACTCGGCGTCATTTTCTTATTTGCTAAAATTCCTTTTGCAGGGCTTTGGGCATTGGTCTGTCTTATTCTCAGTATCATTCAAATTGGTCCTGGATTGGTCGCTTTAGGGGTAATCATCTATTTATTCTCTACCCAAACAGCTACTTATGCTACAATCTGGACTGTCATCATATTTATAGCCACACTTTCAGATAATGTTTTAAAACCTATCTTTTTAGGAAAAGGGGCTCCTGTGCCCATGCTCATCATTTTCTTAGGAGCGATTGGGGGCTTTATATTATCAGGTTTCTTGGGGCTATTTACAGGTGCAATTGTATTGTCTTTAGGGTTCAAACTATTTATAGCTTGGATAGAAGGTGAAGCGCAGTCAAATCAGAAAACAGAATAA
- a CDS encoding acyltransferase family protein: protein MNKLTTQHNYISALTPLRGIAALWVVIFHIDVSIYYRDLGALVSRDATGILSKGYLWVDFFFLLSGFIICHVYGQKLIENWNFKTIKSFLWSRFSRLYPLHFFTLVILIIGVWITPKYFPNVIDGSWVTYFSPQALPIQFSMINAMNLYHFLSWNMPSWSIGAEWWTYTIAVFIIPLLYRKNTRIILLSSILAIIALGSLVYLHPNQNLDITWDYGFLRCLFEFIIGINIYQFYQKELGKAILKLDFIIPLLFVLIILTFHYQLPDLINIPIFILLILAAAYNQRKVRAILERPVFRFLGDISYSMYLVHGIWFFVFWFIFPHWKQAENINTLSIPQRLIYTLLFLSLTILSSAFTYYFIEIKARKKLRRMY, encoded by the coding sequence ATGAATAAATTAACAACACAGCACAATTACATCAGTGCTCTTACTCCTTTGAGAGGTATTGCGGCACTATGGGTCGTTATATTCCATATTGATGTATCGATTTATTACCGAGACCTTGGAGCTTTGGTCTCTAGAGATGCTACAGGCATTTTATCAAAAGGTTATCTATGGGTTGATTTTTTCTTCCTTCTAAGCGGTTTTATCATTTGCCATGTTTATGGTCAGAAATTGATCGAGAATTGGAATTTCAAGACAATCAAATCCTTCTTATGGAGTCGATTTAGTCGGCTTTATCCTCTCCACTTTTTCACCTTAGTCATCCTTATCATTGGTGTTTGGATAACGCCAAAGTACTTTCCTAATGTGATTGATGGGAGTTGGGTCACCTACTTTTCGCCTCAAGCCTTGCCTATCCAATTTAGTATGATCAATGCCATGAACCTTTATCATTTCCTTTCTTGGAATATGCCTTCGTGGTCTATTGGAGCAGAATGGTGGACCTATACAATTGCGGTTTTCATCATCCCCTTGCTTTATCGAAAAAATACAAGAATCATTCTTCTATCGTCAATACTTGCGATTATAGCTCTTGGTAGTTTGGTCTATTTACATCCTAATCAGAATTTAGATATAACTTGGGATTATGGCTTTTTGAGATGTCTATTTGAATTTATCATTGGTATTAATATTTATCAGTTTTATCAAAAGGAACTAGGAAAAGCTATTCTAAAACTAGACTTTATTATCCCTCTTCTTTTTGTACTGATCATACTTACTTTCCACTATCAATTACCCGATCTGATCAACATTCCAATTTTCATCTTACTGATTTTAGCTGCGGCTTATAACCAGAGAAAAGTACGAGCTATATTGGAACGCCCTGTCTTTAGGTTCTTAGGAGATATCTCATACTCTATGTATCTGGTACATGGAATCTGGTTCTTTGTCTTTTGGTTTATTTTTCCACACTGGAAACAAGCGGAAAACATAAATACCCTTTCGATACCTCAAAGGTTAATTTATACACTATTGTTTTTGAGTCTTACCATTCTTTCTTCAGCATTTACCTATTACTTCATTGAAATCAAAGCAAGAAAAAAATTGAGAAGAATGTATTGA
- a CDS encoding SPOR domain-containing protein has protein sequence MKHILIVLTLFVGVAFTSTTAYSQSKKEKKAEIKKWKKKLKSMDPLKLRDMTEELNSLKGQVSGLKSEISNLEKKNSQLETQVKSKDSDLSDLRAKLAKAQDEAKASVSAGDNWDTGIVYKVQVGAFRNKNLSKYQDQGSFWVEDKDGVKKYTIANFRDYEEADAFKKYMREMGVKDAWIVAYEDNIRKDIKDVLKTTKAKDKQRERR, from the coding sequence ATGAAACATATACTAATTGTTTTGACTCTATTTGTTGGGGTTGCTTTTACTTCGACGACAGCTTACTCTCAATCCAAAAAAGAGAAAAAAGCAGAAATTAAAAAGTGGAAGAAGAAATTGAAATCAATGGACCCACTTAAGTTGAGAGATATGACTGAAGAGCTTAACAGCTTGAAAGGACAAGTTTCTGGCTTAAAGTCTGAGATTTCTAATCTTGAGAAAAAGAACTCTCAACTAGAGACTCAAGTTAAATCTAAAGATTCTGATTTATCTGATCTTAGAGCTAAGTTAGCAAAGGCACAAGATGAGGCAAAAGCTTCTGTTTCTGCTGGAGATAACTGGGATACAGGTATCGTTTATAAAGTGCAAGTAGGTGCTTTCAGAAATAAAAACCTTTCAAAATACCAAGATCAAGGAAGTTTCTGGGTTGAAGATAAAGATGGTGTAAAGAAATACACAATCGCTAACTTCAGAGATTATGAAGAAGCAGATGCTTTCAAGAAGTATATGAGAGAAATGGGGGTGAAAGATGCTTGGATTGTTGCTTATGAGGATAATATCCGTAAAGACATCAAAGATGTTTTAAAGACAACGAAAGCAAAAGATAAGCAAAGAGAAAGAAGATAA
- the mrdA gene encoding penicillin-binding protein 2, which yields MNSRSIQIIIAFGIIVLIFSIRLLNIQVFEAGWKTKAETNMVAKKVVHPPRGLIFDRNGQILVNNTPVFDLMVVRNQLEIDDTLAFRKLLNIESNEELRKMLKSASPYYRPTVFIPHLNKDEYALMADKLLRYKGLYGVPRTIREYPHTNLANVLGYVKEVDRAFLDKDTTGYYHSGDMIGKNGLEKYYEEYLRGQRGVKHVITNVKGLEKGKYMDGALDTLPVVGQNLTSTIDLDLQKYGELLMQNKKGAVVAIEPATGEVLTMISAPTYDPNLLTGKGKKVSRNYVKLLRDTNKPLFDRSMQSMYPPGSTFKTIMAMMGLQEGVIDTVYTRLPCSGERVGCHHHPSPLTVGGSIIHSCNPWYYKAMRKIVLQDEKEGWKEDLHFGLDKWKSYVNEFGLGTRLGIDLPYEKAGLVPGPDFYTRAYKHDLWKISNVYSISIGQGEILSAPLQLANLGAIIANRGYYYTPHLIKGIGEENEVLDRFKEKKKVSVQSDYIDYIARAMSKVPEIGTARLAYMSDIKVAGKTGTAQNPHGEDHSIFMAFAPADNPKIAIAVYVENAGFGGTWAAPIARLMIEKYIKGEITNSWLEQYVLKGNFIKEEEDKEAEKAR from the coding sequence ATGAATTCAAGATCGATACAGATTATTATTGCTTTTGGAATTATCGTTTTGATATTTTCAATCCGATTGCTCAACATCCAGGTTTTTGAAGCTGGTTGGAAGACAAAAGCAGAAACCAACATGGTGGCAAAGAAAGTAGTCCACCCGCCTAGAGGCCTTATTTTTGACAGAAATGGTCAGATATTGGTCAATAACACGCCTGTTTTTGACCTAATGGTGGTTAGAAATCAGTTGGAAATTGATGATACTTTAGCATTCCGTAAGTTGCTCAATATTGAAAGTAATGAAGAGCTTCGTAAGATGCTCAAAAGTGCTAGTCCGTATTACAGACCTACCGTATTTATTCCGCACTTAAACAAAGATGAATATGCTTTAATGGCGGATAAACTTCTTCGTTATAAAGGTTTATACGGAGTACCTCGTACCATCAGAGAGTATCCTCACACGAACTTGGCGAATGTACTGGGCTATGTAAAAGAGGTGGATAGAGCATTCTTAGATAAAGATACAACAGGCTATTACCATTCGGGAGATATGATTGGTAAAAATGGTCTTGAAAAATATTACGAAGAATACCTTAGAGGACAGCGAGGAGTGAAGCACGTCATTACCAATGTAAAAGGGCTTGAAAAAGGGAAGTACATGGATGGTGCTTTAGATACTCTTCCTGTTGTTGGGCAGAATCTTACCTCAACCATAGACCTTGACCTTCAGAAATATGGCGAACTTCTGATGCAGAACAAAAAAGGAGCTGTTGTGGCTATTGAACCTGCTACAGGAGAAGTCTTAACGATGATTTCTGCACCGACTTATGACCCTAATCTTTTGACAGGAAAGGGAAAGAAGGTATCCAGAAATTATGTAAAGCTGCTTAGAGATACGAATAAGCCACTTTTTGATAGATCGATGCAGTCTATGTATCCTCCTGGGTCAACTTTCAAGACCATTATGGCAATGATGGGCTTGCAAGAAGGTGTAATTGATACTGTCTACACAAGGTTACCATGTTCAGGAGAAAGAGTAGGATGTCACCATCACCCATCACCGCTTACAGTTGGAGGTTCTATCATTCATTCTTGTAATCCGTGGTACTACAAGGCCATGCGTAAAATTGTATTACAAGATGAAAAAGAAGGTTGGAAAGAAGACTTACATTTTGGTTTAGATAAATGGAAGTCTTATGTCAATGAATTCGGGTTAGGAACACGATTGGGAATCGACTTACCTTATGAAAAGGCAGGTTTAGTACCTGGTCCTGACTTCTATACGAGAGCATATAAACATGACCTGTGGAAAATTAGTAATGTCTATTCTATCAGTATTGGGCAAGGAGAGATTCTTTCAGCCCCTTTACAATTAGCCAATTTAGGGGCAATTATTGCCAATAGAGGTTATTATTATACTCCTCATTTGATCAAAGGAATTGGAGAGGAAAATGAGGTATTAGACCGTTTTAAAGAAAAGAAAAAAGTATCGGTACAATCAGATTATATAGATTATATCGCTAGAGCGATGTCTAAAGTACCAGAAATTGGTACCGCTCGATTGGCTTATATGTCAGATATAAAAGTAGCTGGTAAAACAGGTACAGCACAAAACCCTCATGGAGAAGACCATTCCATTTTTATGGCTTTTGCACCTGCTGATAACCCTAAGATTGCAATTGCAGTTTATGTTGAGAATGCAGGTTTTGGAGGTACTTGGGCAGCGCCTATCGCTCGTTTGATGATTGAGAAATATATCAAGGGAGAGATTACAAATTCATGGCTTGAACAATATGTCTTAAAAGGTAATTTCATTAAGGAAGAAGAGGATAAGGAAGCTGAGAAGGCTAGATAA
- a CDS encoding vWA domain-containing protein translates to MDNLTLAEINFGWLSPSQLSSYTWEFGWVLFLIPLVPFLFVLRWLLFYKFRQRLDIALPEGAVEFSKVSLLRYLPPVFLGLAFVFFLVALARPQTTDEHVDRWTEGIDIMLALDISHSMKIEDFRPNRMEAAKEVANEFIEGRFQDRIGIVIFSGEAVSYAPLTTDYSLLKNLINDIDFSMIEKSGTAIGSALAVATNRMRESTAKSKVIILLSDGENTAGSLNPTTAAELAYAYGIKIYSIGVGKEGRVPYGKDMFGQTRYVESSLDESTLREMAQIGQGEFFRATSKNSLERVFARIDEYEKSEIKERKYVNTKDYYQYYLITGIVFFLLWLLTKGSFLTNALED, encoded by the coding sequence ATGGATAATTTGACATTAGCAGAAATTAATTTTGGCTGGCTTTCACCTTCGCAGTTATCTTCTTACACTTGGGAGTTCGGATGGGTTTTATTCCTTATTCCTCTTGTTCCATTTCTATTTGTATTGCGTTGGTTGTTGTTCTACAAGTTCAGACAACGTTTAGATATTGCATTGCCCGAAGGAGCCGTAGAGTTTAGTAAAGTAAGTCTTTTGCGCTACTTGCCTCCTGTATTTTTGGGTTTAGCCTTTGTGTTTTTCCTTGTTGCTTTGGCTCGTCCACAAACGACCGATGAGCATGTAGATCGATGGACAGAAGGTATTGATATCATGCTTGCCCTAGATATTTCTCATTCCATGAAAATTGAGGATTTCCGTCCCAATCGTATGGAAGCTGCAAAAGAAGTAGCGAATGAGTTTATCGAAGGACGTTTTCAAGACCGCATTGGTATCGTGATTTTCTCAGGAGAAGCCGTTTCTTATGCACCGCTCACTACCGATTATTCATTGTTGAAAAATCTGATCAATGATATTGATTTCAGTATGATTGAGAAGAGTGGTACTGCCATCGGAAGTGCTTTGGCTGTAGCTACAAACCGTATGCGAGAGTCTACGGCAAAATCGAAAGTGATTATTCTTCTTTCTGATGGAGAAAATACGGCAGGTAGCTTGAACCCGACCACAGCAGCTGAATTGGCTTATGCCTATGGAATTAAAATCTATTCGATTGGAGTGGGTAAAGAAGGGCGAGTGCCTTACGGAAAGGATATGTTCGGGCAGACTCGCTATGTAGAGTCTAGTTTGGATGAATCTACACTCAGAGAAATGGCTCAAATTGGTCAAGGAGAATTTTTCCGTGCCACAAGTAAAAACTCTCTAGAACGTGTATTTGCTCGAATTGATGAGTATGAAAAATCAGAGATCAAAGAGCGAAAGTATGTAAATACAAAAGATTACTATCAATATTATTTAATTACAGGAATCGTGTTTTTCCTTCTTTGGTTATTAACGAAGGGAAGCTTCCTAACGAATGCTCTTGAAGATTAA
- a CDS encoding DUF58 domain-containing protein, whose product MKELVSKLRKYEIRIRKAINSQMQGNYHSVFKGSGLEFDDVRLYQYGDDIRHIDWHASAKGHGAYIKTFKEEKEQNVFFILDVSASQKIGKPNSQKLDIAKEICGVLSLSAIREDSSVGVVCYSDQKEKYIKPGKGIKHAYEIINDIFKLEPSSTKTNLSKAMGMALSMIKRKSLIVVISDFIDEGYERNLKSIARKHDLVVVHISDERETKFPKVGIVPLYDKESGRTIWVNTSSSEFKGVLDKYYEGNRTELKNLCIRNNSSYVHINTQEDYVPKLIRLFKFRNKIRK is encoded by the coding sequence ATGAAAGAGCTTGTCAGTAAATTAAGAAAGTACGAAATCAGAATTCGAAAAGCGATCAATTCTCAAATGCAGGGAAATTACCACTCTGTATTTAAGGGTTCGGGTTTGGAGTTTGATGATGTGCGCCTGTATCAATATGGAGATGATATTAGACATATTGATTGGCATGCTTCTGCCAAAGGACACGGTGCTTATATTAAAACTTTCAAGGAGGAGAAAGAACAAAACGTATTTTTTATTCTTGATGTCAGTGCTTCTCAGAAGATCGGGAAGCCAAATAGTCAGAAGTTGGATATTGCCAAAGAAATCTGTGGCGTATTATCGCTTTCTGCAATCCGTGAAGACAGTTCGGTAGGGGTTGTTTGTTACTCAGACCAAAAAGAAAAATATATAAAACCAGGCAAGGGAATTAAACATGCCTATGAAATCATCAATGATATTTTTAAGCTTGAACCAAGTTCTACAAAGACCAACTTGAGCAAAGCGATGGGAATGGCATTGTCTATGATCAAGCGTAAAAGTTTGATTGTGGTTATTTCCGATTTCATTGATGAAGGCTATGAGAGAAACCTTAAATCTATAGCTCGAAAGCATGACCTTGTCGTGGTACATATTTCCGATGAGCGTGAAACCAAGTTCCCGAAAGTAGGTATTGTACCATTGTACGACAAAGAAAGTGGACGTACCATTTGGGTAAATACATCTTCTTCGGAGTTCAAAGGTGTGCTTGACAAATACTATGAGGGCAACCGCACGGAATTGAAAAACCTATGTATTCGAAATAACAGTAGTTACGTACATATCAACACCCAAGAAGATTATGTACCCAAACTCATTCGCTTATTTAAATTTAGAAACAAAATCAGAAAGTAA
- a CDS encoding DUF4296 domain-containing protein, with the protein MKRILFALSISFMLTACDSKPEAPEDILPEDKMKAILIDMHLAEASVSVQNQAPAKGTALYEKLEKEIFVTHAVDSAVFNKSQQYYLENDLEAMQSIYKQVTDSLKSRQEEAEALKSKKKK; encoded by the coding sequence ATGAAAAGGATATTGTTTGCTCTAAGTATAAGTTTCATGCTTACCGCTTGTGATTCAAAGCCTGAAGCTCCTGAAGATATTTTGCCAGAAGATAAAATGAAGGCAATTTTGATAGATATGCACTTAGCTGAAGCTAGCGTATCTGTACAAAACCAAGCACCAGCAAAAGGAACTGCCCTTTATGAAAAACTGGAAAAAGAAATTTTTGTCACTCACGCTGTAGACTCTGCTGTGTTTAACAAAAGTCAACAATACTATCTTGAGAATGACCTTGAGGCAATGCAAAGCATTTACAAGCAAGTGACCGATTCATTGAAATCAAGACAAGAAGAAGCTGAAGCATTGAAAAGCAAAAAGAAAAAATAA
- a CDS encoding methyltransferase RsmF C-terminal domain-like protein, translating into MDIKLPKKFEERLRGQLGDADFDKFQDAFSNLPAVSLRVNPLKPTDQFEEEKDVPWCPGGKYLPKRPLFAKDPLIFAGGYYVQEASSMFLSEALRQHAPLDEDIRVLDLCAAPGGKSTLIASLLSENSMLVSNELMPKRLPALQENITRWGNSNSFITHNEASHFLPLKDFFDVIVVDAPCSGEGMFRKDPKAVEMWSPGLINTCSNIQEDILGDIIQCLKPGGILVYSTCTFAPQENEEKLQWLAESGAVEPLRMELQEDWNVTELKVDTVDNDYFGYRFIFHKTRGEGLFLSVFRKHGNRQAAQKPKLSKKRLKNLKAENRKYIGKYADWVKDHEKYEYVIEDDAVWAVPVEVFDSYRMLQTAVNVKNKGIELGRMIKDKLQPAHHLAMSKIFSDKIPVFDLNYEDAILYLRKQELKIDTNGKKGWALVRYGQHILGWIKILPNRINNYYPSEMRLRKEF; encoded by the coding sequence ATGGACATCAAGTTACCTAAAAAGTTTGAAGAGCGATTGCGAGGACAATTGGGCGATGCTGATTTTGATAAATTTCAAGACGCATTTTCCAATTTGCCTGCGGTTTCATTACGTGTTAATCCACTGAAACCTACCGATCAGTTTGAGGAAGAAAAAGATGTACCTTGGTGTCCGGGAGGGAAATACCTTCCAAAACGACCATTGTTCGCAAAAGATCCGCTCATTTTTGCGGGTGGTTATTATGTGCAAGAGGCTTCTTCCATGTTCTTGTCAGAAGCACTTCGCCAACATGCTCCGCTAGATGAGGATATCAGAGTATTGGATCTTTGCGCTGCTCCTGGAGGAAAAAGTACGCTTATCGCTTCTTTGCTCTCAGAGAATAGTATGTTAGTTTCTAATGAGCTAATGCCAAAACGTCTCCCTGCCTTACAAGAAAATATCACACGTTGGGGAAATTCAAATAGCTTTATTACCCACAATGAAGCATCACATTTTCTTCCGCTTAAAGATTTCTTTGATGTGATTGTGGTGGATGCGCCATGCTCTGGAGAGGGAATGTTCCGTAAAGACCCGAAAGCCGTAGAAATGTGGTCTCCAGGTTTGATCAATACTTGTTCAAATATCCAAGAAGATATCTTAGGAGACATCATTCAATGTTTGAAACCTGGTGGTATTTTGGTTTACAGTACTTGTACTTTTGCTCCTCAAGAAAATGAGGAAAAACTACAATGGTTAGCCGAAAGTGGTGCTGTTGAACCGCTTCGAATGGAATTACAAGAAGATTGGAATGTAACTGAACTGAAAGTAGACACTGTAGATAATGACTACTTTGGTTACCGTTTTATCTTCCACAAAACAAGAGGCGAAGGCTTGTTCTTGAGTGTATTCAGAAAACACGGAAATCGACAAGCGGCTCAAAAGCCGAAGCTTTCGAAAAAGAGACTTAAAAATCTAAAAGCAGAAAACCGTAAATACATCGGGAAGTATGCAGATTGGGTAAAAGATCATGAGAAATACGAATACGTGATCGAAGATGATGCAGTATGGGCTGTTCCTGTAGAAGTATTTGATAGCTATAGAATGCTTCAGACTGCCGTAAATGTGAAGAACAAAGGGATTGAACTTGGTCGTATGATCAAGGATAAATTACAACCTGCTCATCACTTGGCGATGAGTAAAATCTTCTCCGATAAAATACCTGTCTTCGACCTCAATTACGAAGATGCAATTTTGTATTTGAGAAAACAGGAATTAAAAATTGATACCAACGGTAAAAAAGGTTGGGCTTTAGTTCGCTACGGTCAGCACATTCTAGGTTGGATCAAAATCCTTCCGAATCGTATCAATAACTACTACCCTTCAGAAATGCGATTACGAAAAGAATTTTAA
- a CDS encoding helix-turn-helix domain-containing protein: MRNLEYSDRVRIEKCLNLGLSVKRIAKIIGFAPSSIYREIKRNTFKNTSYKAKRAHRLYIARKKRVGSMRKHLITKTKRKYPFVLIRDRREILWFSDTRLGRNKQRRKSRLKGIRFRSYRPRLGYKKYLYMSDYALYLFLEKHEGVKLKKLKVDVGFYYYFKRNPILPPHKTILFRNPKKIRTWVA, translated from the coding sequence ATGCGTAACCTCGAATATTCAGATAGAGTAAGAATTGAAAAGTGCCTTAACCTAGGTCTTTCGGTAAAACGGATTGCTAAAATCATTGGTTTTGCCCCTTCTTCTATATATCGAGAAATTAAACGAAATACCTTTAAAAATACGAGCTATAAAGCCAAACGTGCACACCGACTTTACATAGCTAGGAAGAAGCGTGTAGGCAGTATGCGTAAACATTTGATCACTAAGACAAAAAGGAAATATCCGTTTGTTTTGATCAGAGACCGAAGAGAAATTCTTTGGTTTTCAGATACGCGATTAGGTAGAAATAAACAAAGAAGAAAATCAAGATTAAAAGGCATCCGTTTTCGTTCTTACCGCCCCCGACTTGGCTACAAAAAATACTTATACATGAGTGATTATGCTTTATATCTCTTTTTGGAAAAACATGAAGGAGTAAAGCTCAAAAAACTCAAAGTTGATGTTGGTTTCTACTACTACTTCAAGCGAAACCCTATCTTGCCTCCTCATAAAACAATCCTCTTTAGAAACCCCAAGAAAATACGGACTTGGGTTGCCTAA